In Synechococcus sp. CB0101, a genomic segment contains:
- the rpsL gene encoding 30S ribosomal protein S12, producing the protein MPTIQQLIRSERQRLTRKTKSPALRACPERRGVCTRVYTSTPKKPNSALRKVARVRLTSGFEVTAYIPGIGHNLQEHSVVMIRGGRVKDLPGVRYHIIRGTLDTAGVKDRRQSRSKYGAKTPKD; encoded by the coding sequence ATGCCCACGATTCAGCAGCTGATCCGCAGTGAGCGGCAGCGCCTTACCCGCAAGACCAAGTCGCCTGCCCTGCGCGCCTGCCCTGAGCGCCGTGGTGTGTGCACCCGCGTGTACACCTCCACCCCGAAGAAGCCCAACTCGGCGCTGCGCAAAGTTGCCCGTGTGCGTCTGACCTCCGGTTTCGAGGTCACGGCCTACATCCCCGGTATCGGCCACAACCTTCAGGAGCACTCCGTGGTGATGATCCGCGGCGGTCGTGTGAAGGATCTGCCCGGTGTCCGCTACCACATCATTCGCGGCACGCTCGATACCGCTGGCGTGAAGGATCGTCGTCAGTCGCGCTCCAAGTACGGCGCCAAGACTCCGAAGGACTGA
- a CDS encoding AIR synthase: MPKGHSLRLTPAAAAELGRQAAVAGTPGMMHLNLVDGSCERWVIRIRPGHLAGVAVARADGITLFAPGDQCERLGSLELDYRGDLSGGGFLVRAGRELRICACGAAFSPADEPAGVGVQATK, from the coding sequence ATGCCCAAGGGCCACAGCCTGCGCCTCACTCCTGCCGCAGCCGCTGAACTGGGGCGTCAGGCGGCGGTGGCTGGCACCCCCGGGATGATGCATCTCAATCTGGTGGATGGCAGCTGTGAGCGCTGGGTGATTCGGATCCGCCCCGGCCATCTGGCGGGGGTCGCCGTCGCCCGGGCCGATGGCATCACCCTCTTTGCTCCGGGCGATCAGTGCGAGCGCCTGGGCAGCCTCGAACTCGACTATCGCGGCGATCTCAGCGGCGGCGGATTCCTGGTGCGGGCTGGGCGAGAGCTGCGGATCTGCGCCTGTGGCGCGGCCTTCAGCCCCGCTGATGAGCCTGCGGGGGTGGGGGTGCAGGCGACAAAGTAA
- a CDS encoding phosphodiester glycosidase family protein, translated as MPPLPALAALLPGIPLTPPPPLPAPAPQAPLQRQANPAGGKRVQGTSISINGLRQQALWLQDAGELWLPLEVLEGQLGVSRSAGTGGSLVLEWFGQKLELGADRQRSLDDEVAVPVGNLLEAVGIKISTQGRELQLELPSRPLQAIRASKPSISGQRVVLDLSAPALVRSGDGQLLIGTEATAPQLEQLKQLGLKPSQSQGWLRVQVPREGERLSLGAPWRLVFDLPQAADQGMATTPRPAPERDPRLVALQSQGLQLERRIGRIGSRQVLINAVRLDPRQVPLELRPLNRSDGMQGLSSLSQLARQEQALIAINGGYFNRVNRLPLGAMREQGRWLSGPILNRGAAGWKAGELPRFDRLMLVETIEDSNRQRWTVTSVNSGYVQKGLARYTADWGSRYQPITGTEMGVLVRQGVVQQRFELGELSPAVPLRDGDLLLVARGGVSVPWQKGEQLTLKSRASNAVGDQPNVLGGGPLLLQNGRVVLNGSAEGFSSGFMSQAAPRTVVGSDGRQLWLITLQGVNNPGPTLMETALLMRQEGLKDALNLDGGSSTGLVLADVHTVKGRGVAAAVHNGLGLVPKLEQARTPERP; from the coding sequence ATGCCCCCCCTGCCGGCGCTGGCGGCTCTGCTCCCCGGCATCCCGCTCACACCGCCGCCGCCCTTGCCGGCCCCAGCTCCGCAGGCACCCTTGCAGCGCCAGGCTAATCCCGCTGGCGGGAAGCGGGTTCAGGGAACAAGCATCAGCATCAACGGCCTGCGCCAACAAGCCCTCTGGCTGCAGGACGCCGGTGAGCTCTGGCTGCCGCTCGAGGTCCTGGAGGGCCAGCTGGGGGTGAGCCGCAGCGCCGGCACCGGCGGCAGTTTGGTGCTCGAGTGGTTCGGCCAGAAACTGGAGCTGGGGGCCGACCGCCAACGCAGCCTCGATGACGAGGTGGCCGTCCCCGTGGGCAACCTACTGGAGGCCGTGGGGATCAAGATCAGCACGCAAGGGCGTGAACTGCAGCTCGAGCTGCCGAGCCGGCCTTTGCAAGCGATTCGCGCGAGCAAGCCGAGCATCAGCGGTCAGCGGGTGGTGCTGGATCTCAGCGCGCCCGCACTGGTGCGCAGCGGCGACGGCCAACTGTTGATCGGCACGGAAGCGACGGCGCCGCAACTGGAGCAGTTGAAGCAGCTGGGGCTCAAGCCGAGCCAGAGCCAAGGATGGTTGCGCGTGCAGGTGCCCCGCGAGGGTGAACGCCTCAGCCTGGGCGCCCCCTGGCGGCTGGTGTTCGATCTCCCCCAAGCGGCCGACCAGGGCATGGCCACCACCCCGAGGCCAGCGCCCGAGCGGGATCCACGCCTGGTGGCACTGCAGAGCCAGGGGCTTCAGCTGGAGCGCCGCATCGGCCGCATCGGCTCACGCCAGGTGCTGATCAACGCTGTGCGTCTTGATCCCCGCCAGGTGCCCTTGGAGCTGCGGCCGCTCAACCGCAGCGATGGCATGCAGGGCCTGAGCAGCCTCAGCCAGCTGGCCCGCCAGGAGCAGGCCCTGATCGCCATCAACGGTGGCTATTTCAATCGCGTGAACCGCCTGCCGCTCGGAGCGATGCGGGAACAGGGGCGCTGGCTGTCGGGCCCGATCCTCAACCGCGGGGCCGCTGGCTGGAAGGCAGGCGAGCTACCCCGCTTCGATCGGCTGATGCTGGTGGAAACGATCGAAGACAGCAACCGCCAACGCTGGACCGTGACCAGCGTGAACAGCGGTTACGTGCAGAAGGGCCTGGCCCGCTACACCGCGGACTGGGGCAGCCGCTACCAACCGATCACCGGCACCGAGATGGGCGTGCTGGTGCGCCAAGGGGTGGTGCAGCAGCGCTTTGAACTGGGCGAACTGAGCCCCGCAGTGCCGCTGCGCGATGGCGATCTCTTGCTGGTGGCGCGCGGCGGCGTGAGCGTGCCATGGCAGAAAGGAGAGCAACTCACGCTGAAAAGCCGCGCCAGCAATGCGGTGGGCGATCAGCCGAATGTGCTGGGAGGCGGGCCACTGCTGCTGCAAAACGGCCGGGTGGTGCTCAACGGCAGCGCGGAGGGCTTCAGCTCCGGTTTCATGAGCCAGGCCGCCCCGCGCACCGTGGTGGGCAGCGATGGTCGCCAGCTCTGGCTGATCACCCTGCAAGGGGTGAACAATCCCGGCCCAACGCTGATGGAAACAGCACTGCTGATGCGGCAGGAGGGATTGAAAGATGCCCTCAACCTCGATGGCGGAAGCTCCACGGGGCTGGTGCTGGCGGATGTGCACACCGTGAAAGGCCGCGGTGTGGCAGCAGCTGTGCACAACGGGCTGGGCTTGGTGCCCAAGCTGGAGCAGGCGCGCACGCCGGAGCGCCCTTGA